The stretch of DNA CTTAGGAGAACGCCACCTCGTGATGAAGGAAATCTCCTACGAAGAATATATGGAAGAGAGGAAGCGACTCGAACGAAAAAGGCTTCTCTTAAAGCTGGAAGCGTACACTATTCTTGACACTCTCAGCTACTTCGTGCATCAAGAGGGGGTTCAGCTCACGCCAGATGATGAGAAGAAATTGTTCTACTCGCTAGACATACTAAAGAACAGCCTCCCGGTTATATCAGTTGAGAGGCTGAAAGAAGTGTTTAAATACAGAAACATTGAATGACGGCGTCATAATCGCAAGCTTTATAAAAATCAGCGAGATAAGGTATCTAAACTGCCAGAACAGGTGTCTCTATGGCCGATCTCAAGATAGAGTTCTCCCAGAAATCGGAGGAACCTCACATCGACTATAAGCTACTTTTAAACGCGAGCTACTCCGAGATTAAAGAAACCGCTGAGAAATTACGCCCGCTCCTCATGCCTAAACCGGGCGTGGACTATAAGCTGTACCTTTCCTTCAAGCCGCAGCTTCGGGAAGGAGAGGAGCTGATCACGTACACTCAGTCCGCGTGTCCAGAGTGCAACTCTCTCTTAACTGCGGCGGTGTTTAAGAGAGACGGCAAGGTTTGGATCAGGAAGGTTTGTCCTGAGCACGGCGAGTTCGAGGAACTTTACTTCGGGGATGCCAAGGTATATGAAAGATTTAGGAGCTTTCAGAGAGACGGAAGGGGGAACACTGTTACCCACGTCCCCCTTATGGCACTATGCCCGTACAACTGCGGGGTGTGTCCGAGGCACAAATCCAATGCGGCTTTGATCAACATAGTTCTAACCAACAGGTGCGACTTGAGCTGCTTCTACTGCTTTTTCTACGCGTCTCGAGCAGGATACGTGTACGAGCCCACGCTTGAGCACATAAGGTACATGCTTCGGCAGGCAAGGTTGGCCGAGCCTGTAAAACCTCCTGCAATACAGTTAACAGGAGGTGAGCCGACGCTCCGCGACGATCTGATAGACATTATAAGAATGGCAAAAGAGGAGGGATTCACGCACATACAACTGAACACCAACGGCATTCGCTTGGCGTTTGACCCCGATCTAGCGGTGAAGGTCCGGAAGGCTGGTACAAACGTCGTGTACTTAAGCTTTGATGGTGTCTCGCCTTTAACCAACCCTAAAAACCACTGGGAGGTTCCATACGCCTTGGATAACCTCAGGAAAGCAGGGCTCGGTGCGGTACTTGTCCCGACGGTTATAAGAAGCTACAATCTGAGTGAGGTTGGGAAGATAATACAATTCGGATTGAGACACAATGACATCGTTAGAGGCGTAAACTTCCAGCCAGTCTCCATAGTCGGGCGCATGCCCAGAAAAGAGCGGGATAAGGAGCGGGTGACGATCCCGGATGTGCTCAAGGCGATAGAGGAGCAGACGGAGGGCCAGATAAGAGTCGAGGATTGGTATCCTGTACCGAGCGTTGTTCCCATTTCGAGGTTCGTGGAAGCGCTAACTGGTAAACCCCAGATCGCCTTCACGACGCACTTCGCATGCGGCGCTGCTACTTACGTTTGGCAGGATGACGGCGAAATAATACCGATAACCAGGTTTGTGAATGTAGACGAGTTCCTAGCTTTCCTTGATCAGAAGGCCGACGAGCTAGAAAAGGGCAGAAACAAGTACATTGTTATGCTTGAACTCACGTGGAAACTGAGAAAGTTCGTCGACCTCGAAAAGGCGCCTAAACGTCTCAGGAAAGGTAACAAGCTTCTTAGGATTCTCTACGAGGTCTTCGTAAAGCACGATTACGAGAGCTTAGGTGAGTTCCACTACAACACGCTGTTCCTGGGCATGATGCACTTCCAGGATCTCTACAACCATGACGTGGCGAGAGTTATGAGGTGTGACATACACTACATAATGCCTGACGGGAGGCAAGTCCCGTTCTGCTCTTTTAACGTGCTTTCCGATCTATACAGGGACAGGGCGCAGAAGGCCTTCTCGTACTCCATAAGCGACTGGGAGAAGATAAGCGGGAAATCGATAAGGGAGATGAGCTACAAGAGGAACATCAGGAAACTTATCGCCGGAGAGCCTTACAGGAGGCACTACCAGGGCATTATAGACGTCGACGCGATACCATATGAGCAGCACGTTCTGGCTTCAAAGAAGTTCGGTATACCGGTGATCGAAGACTGAGGCTCTCGGCTATGATGCTCAAGGCATTCGAGCTTGAGCTTCAGTCTCATGATCCTAAACCTCTTCACATTGAAGTGAAAACCCATCTTTTTGGGTTCGCGGAGAAAAAGTTCTTCTTGGTTGCGCCAGAACGCGTCAGAGAGCTCGGTGAGGAGGACTTTATCGACTTTGACTCTACGATTGCTCAATTAATAGGCGTGTCTATTAACGATCTTGTACATGGGGATTATGGAGTTAAAACACTTGAGTACAGTCTTACGCCTGGAAACACTTATCTGCAGGTTGTTCAAGTTAGGGATAAACTAAGCGGAAGGGCAAGCGTATTTTTTAAGGTTTTTCAAGCCACTCATGGTGGTCTAGATGAAAAATACTCAGACAACCAATACGTGAAGAAACCTGTTCGCGAAAGACTTAGATTAATTGCAGAAGTTTTGGGAATCGACTTACCGACATTGGAAGAGGAAACTGCAAAGCTCGGGATAAAGTTGGATTAATAATAATTCGTTTTTTGTCGATTAAATAGCTTTTAGTAGAGTTAACTATATATAGTTTGCCCGCATAGAAACATCAAGTTTAAAAGTCAACCTGTGGTTCCTATGGAGAGTCGCATACGCGAGGAGAAGGAGAAACTTCTTGAGCATTTGGAGATTGTCGTGAGACAACTTATCTCCTCGACGAAATCTTCTCAGATTTCAATAAAGCTTCGCACCCTTCTGCGCTACGCATACGTCTCGTATGTGAAGAGAACATCAGACATCAATGTTATTCGAGGATTAGTACCTAGGGTTAGGCCACCGGCATGGCTCACAAACCAGTATTACTACAGAGAGATCGAGGGAATGCTTAGAACGAAGTTCAACGCGAGAATAGAGAACAGAAGACAGTTTAGGTACGTTGTTCTCTACAAAAGTAACCAAAAATAAGCCTTAAGTTATTTACCTGGTTTTTACGGCTTTACCTCTTTTAGTTCTGCCCATCTCCCAGCCAGGTAGCATTGCTCTACCTGCCCCCACAACCTCTCCTCTCTCGGATTTGACGCATACTTCGTCCCCTGGGAGAATCTCTCCATCCGATGCGACAACGTGTTTTGAGAAGAGGGTCCTGCCATCGGCAACAAACGTTGCGACGTCATCGGGTACCGTAACGCACGGCAGAGATCCACTCTGTACAAGCTCTCTCACGGTTCGCCAGCCCTCCTTACTCAGTATAATGAACCCGTCACTCGCCCTTATAGTGGCGAAAAGCTTTCCATCGATCAGAACCTGCTTTATCCGACCCGTTTTCCGAGACCTCACTACTGTAAGCCTGGCCTTAATGTCATCGAGCTTAATCTCAATGCCCAACTGATACCTCAAAATGCTCTCTAAGACCCGCAATTCATAATCAGTAGCAAGGCTCATCCAAGCCCCCCACGCTCTCATCGCCCCTCTGCATCACGCTAGTTATTATGATTTTCTAGCGATCCGTGTTTTTCACGCTCGGGGGTGGTATTGGCTAAAAGCGAATTGACCGAACAATTCCTACTGCTCGCCCACCACAACGATGAGTTGTTCCGGCAAAAAGCTTAAGATGATCAGGTTACATTTTCCTGAAGAAGGGCCCGTGGCGTAGCTAGGAAGCGTGGCGGCCTGCGGAGCCGTAGGTCCCGGGTTCAAGTCCCGGCGGGCCCGCTTCTTCGGGTTAGAAGAAAAATTTAAAAACTCAGGTGATGTGTATGTCTGTCGCTTATGTCACGCGTCTTAGCTCTACCTAAGTGCACGTCGTGCGGCAAGCCGATACCTCCGTTCGAGAAAGCAACCAGTTTTAGGTGTCCTCAGTGCGGGGAAGTTGTTATATGGCGGTGTGAAAGGTGCAGAAGGCAGGGAAACAGCTACGTTTGCCCGAAGTGCGGTTTTCGCGGTCCGTAGGTGATCGGATTGGCTAAGGTGGCTATTTTAGTTAGGATTCTTCCAGAAGATGCTGAAATCAAACCAGAGGATCTTTACCAAAGGATCTCTCAGAAACTTCCTGAAAAGTACCAGATTGCTCAGTACCAGTCTGAGCCTATAGCTTTTGGACTAGAAGCTCTGCGCATGGTCATACTTATGCCAGAGGACGTTGAGGGCGGAACGGAGGAGATAGAAAGTATTTTATCAGGAGTACCCGGAGTGAGCCAAGTAGACGTTTTAAGCGTGAGCCGCATTTCTTAAACAACCTTGTAGTTTTTACTCAGAACCTGTTACTTATACTTCCTCTGCAGCACTTCAATCCACGGGTTATCTTTTATGAAGCTAGGAAGCTCTCCACTAGGTGAAGGATCTTCATCTTCGTGGAAAACTGGCCTATTGATGTTGTTACGTAATGCTGATGTGTACTGAATTAACTCTATTCTCTTCGAAAAATTCTCAAAATTTTGGTTTAAGCGTTCAAGGCTGTCGATCAGCCTTCTCAGTAGGAGACCGTCGGTAACGTTTTCGGATACTGGAAGTCTTTGAACACTTGGAGGAGCTTTTATACGCGTCTCGGAGGCCACGAGAATCTCCTCAAAGGCACTGAGCACAGCTTCCCGAACGCTTTTTTCTAAAGCTTCTGTAATTTCTTCTAGGAGCTCTTTCTTGATCCTATCTACAATATCTTGAGACATTGCTGACTCCGCGACCTGCGTTTCCCGTGTCTGCACGGAAGGTTGCTGTAAAGCGCCTCTTAGGTAGAAGGCGCTTGGGTCGAGACCGTGCTCGCGCGCGAGCTTACGGTATTTGTAGAGAGCTTTATACACCGTTCTCTCCGAGACACCCAGTGCCGAGGCTATATCCTTCGCTGATCCTCCGCGCCGGAGGAAGTACTCCACTATCCTACGCTCAGTATCTGTAAGCTCCGAAAGTACCTTCTCGACATCAACAGTCATACGAACGTATTACTGCTCACTGGGGGCGCTTATAACCCCTACTCTGTTTCACGAAAGTTAGAACACCCGTAGCTTTTCCAAACAGTGTTTACGCTTTGTTTATTTCTATGAAATGAATCTACAGGGATCCTACACCATTAGTGGTAGCATTCACCTTGGCGAGAGTGGGGCCGCCGGGATTTGAACCCGGGACCACCAGCGCCCCAGGCTGGCATCCTTCCAAGCTAGACTACGGCCCCCAAGTCTAGGAGGAACCTATCAACGCCACCTTAAAAAGTTTGCCCGCGCTCTCTGGCTCGAATTTGTCTGACGTGTATCGCAATTCTCTTGCCTGTAGAGGACATGGTTTTTAGGTGTAGGTACGCTGAAAAGCGAGAGGCGTGTACAGCAAGCGTATGCGAGGGTTTTTGCTACGACAATGTTTTTATTAGTTTAGAGAAGGAACAAACAAGGGATGATAGGTCAGAGTTACACTGAAGAGATGATGAGAAGGTATTTGCTTGACTCCGTAGTAGGGAGAATAACCACATGAGCTAGTCTGCGCTGAGAAAGCAAGGGTTAAGTATGCAGATTTAGAGGATCAACGAGACACGTTACTGTGCTTTAAGCAAGAAGATATCGTCTCCCCCGCTCTCGATTATCTTCTCTATTATCATCCCGGTCAAATCTACCTTACTGTCGAAAACTTTCTTAATTGACACGGCGATCTTCCCGCCCGGTTTGATGACCCTAGCTATCTCCATCATAGCGTTAATAGCCTCGTGTAAAACGGTAATACAGGCTACGCCGTCGAATGACCTGTCTCTAAAGGGCAGATTGCCGGCATCGGCTCTCACAGCATCACCTATAACTGTGAGATTTTTTCTCTTGAATACATTGAGCATGCCACGAGATAGATCCAAGCAGATGTAATACTCCGTAGCGCGGAGTAGGGATCCAAGCATTCCAGTTCCACACCCAATATCGAGCAAATTTTTGGCGCCGTCCAGGAACATTCCTGCGATCATATTCTTGCGTAGCTGCTCCGCTCCATAAAGATCCTCGTATCTTTTGGCTATTTTGTCGTAAGGTAGCACAGTTCTCTTTTTTAAGCAGTGAAAGAGGAAGTTAAAAGTGTGGCGCCGCGTAGTGATTAAAGGGTCTACACTTATCGGAGCCACTATAGCGTTCTGGCTGCGTCGTTTCTCGCCTAGAACGAGGATAGTTTTCACAGAGCCTTTTTCTGACGTTTACAGTGTGAGAAGCTTAAAGGAAATATTGAAGGGAAGTGGGGGCGTCATTTATTCCAAGCGGTATCTTTCGCAGGTTCTCTTGGTTGAACACGAACCCGTTTCCAAGGTGGGGGATCGCGATGTGTTAATCAATGCAGTTGAACCATCCTTAAAGGGATCCCCCATAACGTCTGTTCGTGCAATTGAAGAACTTCGTAGGATGCTGATAGGAGAAGCCGTTTTTCCGCCATGCCCCCTCTCACTGCAGCTGGTTCTGTACCTGCGGATGGCCGGCATTAAGGCGTTTATATCCAAAGAGTCATCTGGGTACTCGCGGTTACCTGTCAGCTTGAGTGCTGGCTTGCTGACTGAAAACCCCCCAGATCCACGCTTGAGTGACGTCTGCAGGGAGGGAAGCGTTTTCGTCAAAACAGCTAGAGGAAGCATCTCTTTGCCAGTTGAGCCTTTCCTCGATGAAGCTGTTCACAGTATCTCAGCAATGCTCGCATGGAGTCTGGCGTCGGATACTGAGCTTGCAACCGCTAAAACACTGGCTGTTGAGCTGGGAGACCTTCTCTTCATCGAGAACGATGATAACATTCAGGTCAGGGTTGGAAACTTTCCGCCCGACTCATCCTCTGTTAAAACATCTCTTCATGGTGACTCGTGGTTACGACTACAATTGGACAAAGTAAACAAGAGAATTGTAGGAGTTAGCGGAGCTTTATCAAGAGGCGAGTTGCCTCTAGCCCTTCTTCCGTTGCTAGACACTGGGAATGTTTGCGACCCCAAGAACTTGAGGATCTTAGCAGTAGTTAAAAGCCCTCTTTTCTCTGACAATAAGTTCCTTGATCTGCTTCTCGCTGCTTGGTTTAAGACATGCCGACGTCCTTCAGCTCCTCCCACGAGATCTCTATAGGGGAACCCTTCTTTGCAGACTCTAGCGCTTTTGCAACACACTTTAGAGCAATGTACCCTTCTAGCACGGAAACTCTAGGCTTGCGCCTTCTTTTAACAGAATCCAGAAAATCTAAGAGCTCGAGCTTGAGGGGCTCTTCTTGCTGATAGGAGAGCTCGATGCCGATAGTTTCCTTGTGGAGGGAGGTCTTAAAGTTTTCGAGTTGGAATCCCTCTATGCCGTTATCGATGATGATGCGTCGCAGAATGTAGTTAACTGTTATAACAGAGCTCTCGGTCCTAAGGGAGAAGCTCCGTCGCTTATAGTTGGGAGCCGTCCGCCAGCTCGCAGTTAGTTGCGCAGTCCTTGCACCCGGGTATTCAAACATCGCTTGAACTTCTACCTCGTAGGGAAAGTTCTGGGTGTGAAAGGCTACCGCGTAAACTCTCTGCGGGAGATCTCCGAAAAAGAGGTTAGCTATGTCGACGTCATGTACTAGAAGGTCGTGGCCGACCCCCAAGTTGAGGGTGTAGTTGCCAGCGGGGCCAGGACCTAGCCTTTCAGACGTAAATGACAGAACCCTCAGCCCCCCAGTTCTGACCACGTTTTCTGCAACTCTCACTATGGGGTTGAACCTCTCGATGTGCCCGACCATGAGAATTCTGTTACTTCTAGACGCGGCTTTTAAGAGGTCGTAGCCCTGCTCGGGTGTTTCAGCTAAGGGTTTTTCCACAAATACATCGCACCTCTCTATCAGCGATTTCACTACACTGTAATGATGCACCGTGGGCACCGTCACGATCGCCGCGTCCAGATCCTTCTCGCGGGAAACCAGATCCTCCACGTTGTCGTAATATGTGTCTGCGCCGTATAAGCTAGCTATTTCCTTAGCTCGAGAGGGATCAACGTCGACGACGATAAGCCTGTTCACAGCATCTCCTTGAAGAGAGGAGAGTACCCTAACGTGGTTTCGACCCCACCTCCCTACGCCGATTACAGCTATGTTGAGCGACATTCGATTCAACACTCGTAAGAATGCCTCTCCCTTTATCTTTTGTCCCGGCATGCCACTTTTGTGGAGAGGAAGAAATTCAGCCACCTCAGACAAATGTTTTAAAAGTGCAGCCCATTATATTCTCGCATGGTTAAGTGTGAGCTGTGTGGAGCCGAGATAAGAGAGATAGCCTACCGGATAGTTCTCGATGGTGCAGAGATGATAGTATGCCCACGCTGTGCCCACGGGAAAACCGTATTAGGCACCGTCAGACTAGGGCTTTCCCAACCGAAGCAGGTCTCAAGGCAGAAACAAGTAATGCGAACCACGCGGGAAGACGTTGAAGAGGTGATTGTAGATGGGTACGGCGACATAATAAGGCAGGCACGCGAGAAAATGGGGCTTACACGTGAACTATTGGCGGTCATGGTTGGTGAGAAGGAGTCTACGCTAAGGAGAATCGAGGCGGGCCAGCTTGAACCAACCATAGACCTTGCTCGAAAGCTGGAGAAAGTGTTGAAAGTAAAACTCATCGAAAGATACTCAGTTAGTGAAGGCGCCTATTACTCCGACCGAGATATAGGCGGCTACGACGTTACCCTTGGGGATATAGCTGAGTTCAAAGAGTAGTTATGACTAAAAGGGCTGTTTTAGTCTTCCGCTTTGACCAGAAGGTTAATCCCTCTAGTGTCCGTGAAATGGAAGAGCTCGCCGCCGCAGCAGGGTACGAGGTTGTCGGGTCTCTTATTCAAACGAGGCCAGAGGACCCCAAATATAACATTGGTAGAGGCAAGCTACCGGAGTTGCATGAGAAGGTGAGGAATGGGAAGGTCGATAAAGTGATTTTCTTTAACATGTTGAAGCCGAGCCAAGCCTACAACCTGAGGAAAGAGCTGGGAGTAGACGTTATTGATCGTTACGAGCTAATACTTGAGATATTCGCTAAGAGGGCGGGTAGCAGGGAGGCGAAGCTTCAAATCGAGCTAGCGAGGCTAAAAAGAGAGCTTAGCTTTGCTAGGGAGTACATCAACCTCTCTAAGCGCGGTGAGCTTCATGGCTTTCTTGGAGGTGGTAAGTACGCTGTAGACGCCTACTATACTTACGTTTCTAGCCGCGCGGCATTAATCGAGAAGCTCCTCGAAAAAGTACGGACTCAAAAGAGCGCGAGATGGGTCAGAAGGGGGGAAGCGGGTTTTTACAGCGTCTCTTTGGCCGGTTACACTGGTGCGGGAAAATCGACTTTATTCGCGAGGTTGACGGGAGAGGATGTATACATTGACGGCAGGCCCTTTGCCACACTGTCTACGACTTCAAGGCGGATCAAAGTCTGCGGTTACCCTGTCATACTGACAGACACAATTGGCTTTATAGACAGCCTGCCGGAGCAGTTGCTCGATGCGTTCTACACGACGCTCGGCGAAACGCTCTTTGCCGATGTGGTAGTCCTAGTGGTAGATATCGCTGAAAGCTTAGAGGAGGTAAAGCGAAAGTTCAACGCTAGTATTGAGATTCTGTCCGGTCTCGGAGTGCCGCTTAAGAAAGTGGTAGTCGCAGCTAACAAGACCGATGCAACAAGCCCTGCGGATGCCGAGAAAAAACTGTCCGTGCTCAAGGCGAGCGGTCTACCAGTAGTTCCCGTGTCCGCGAAGCAGGGCATGGGTTTAGAGGAGCTCAAAGGTTTAGTGGCGTCTAAACTACCTGAAAAAGTTCTCGAAACTATCTTCGTCAAACCCGGGGAAACTAAAGTCCTTGAGGAAGCTCTGACGAAATGCAGGGTGATTGAAATTAGCGGGGCCCATGATGGTGGGGTAAAGATCGTGATAGAGGGCAGAGCCAACGTTGTTGAGAGGATTAAAGCAAGGTGTCAGGGATCGTGAGCACGCAAGACTCGAACCTCGAAGTCTACGTGCTGAGAATTGGGCATCGGCCAGTGCGCGATCACCGCGTGACCACCCACGTGGGTCTTGTTGCGCGTGCTTTCGGGGCTCGTGGCTTGTTCTTAGAAGAAAGGGTTGAGAAATCAGTGATAGAGACTCTTGTACGCGTCTGTGAAACGTGGGGCGGTGAGTTCAAAGTTGAGATCGTAAGTGACCCTTTGCGATTTATAAGGGAGTGGAAACGTGCTGGAAAAGTTGTCCACCTCACAATGTATGGCTTGAATATCGCCGAAGGAAATACTATAGATTTACTCAGGCAGTCTAAAGATAAGTTGCTGGTAGTCGTCGGCGGTGAAAAAGTTCCTTGGGAGGTCTACGACCTCGCCGACTTTAACCTAGCTATAGGTAATCAACCGCACAGCGAGGTTGCAGCTTTAGCCGTTTTTCTTGATAGGCTTTTTGACGGTAAGGAGCTGATCAGAGACTTTCCCGGGGCTAAAATTAAAATCATACCTTCTCCAAAAGGTAAGAGAGTAGTCAAGCTAAAAAATAGCTGTAGAAACTCTCTCTAGAGATTTTCTAAAAACATAATTAACATAATATGCGGAGCGACTTCTTAAAAGTGATAAACTGAAGTCGCTATGGATCCAAGCCCTACAAGCGTTACTCGACGCATATTTCAACATTCTCTTTAACTCTCAGGGACTCGCGAAGGC from Infirmifilum sp. NZ encodes:
- the tes gene encoding tetraether lipid synthase Tes codes for the protein MADLKIEFSQKSEEPHIDYKLLLNASYSEIKETAEKLRPLLMPKPGVDYKLYLSFKPQLREGEELITYTQSACPECNSLLTAAVFKRDGKVWIRKVCPEHGEFEELYFGDAKVYERFRSFQRDGRGNTVTHVPLMALCPYNCGVCPRHKSNAALINIVLTNRCDLSCFYCFFYASRAGYVYEPTLEHIRYMLRQARLAEPVKPPAIQLTGGEPTLRDDLIDIIRMAKEEGFTHIQLNTNGIRLAFDPDLAVKVRKAGTNVVYLSFDGVSPLTNPKNHWEVPYALDNLRKAGLGAVLVPTVIRSYNLSEVGKIIQFGLRHNDIVRGVNFQPVSIVGRMPRKERDKERVTIPDVLKAIEEQTEGQIRVEDWYPVPSVVPISRFVEALTGKPQIAFTTHFACGAATYVWQDDGEIIPITRFVNVDEFLAFLDQKADELEKGRNKYIVMLELTWKLRKFVDLEKAPKRLRKGNKLLRILYEVFVKHDYESLGEFHYNTLFLGMMHFQDLYNHDVARVMRCDIHYIMPDGRQVPFCSFNVLSDLYRDRAQKAFSYSISDWEKISGKSIREMSYKRNIRKLIAGEPYRRHYQGIIDVDAIPYEQHVLASKKFGIPVIED
- a CDS encoding helix-turn-helix domain-containing protein, with translation MTVDVEKVLSELTDTERRIVEYFLRRGGSAKDIASALGVSERTVYKALYKYRKLAREHGLDPSAFYLRGALQQPSVQTRETQVAESAMSQDIVDRIKKELLEEITEALEKSVREAVLSAFEEILVASETRIKAPPSVQRLPVSENVTDGLLLRRLIDSLERLNQNFENFSKRIELIQYTSALRNNINRPVFHEDEDPSPSGELPSFIKDNPWIEVLQRKYK
- a CDS encoding class I SAM-dependent methyltransferase, coding for MLPYDKIAKRYEDLYGAEQLRKNMIAGMFLDGAKNLLDIGCGTGMLGSLLRATEYYICLDLSRGMLNVFKRKNLTVIGDAVRADAGNLPFRDRSFDGVACITVLHEAINAMMEIARVIKPGGKIAVSIKKVFDSKVDLTGMIIEKIIESGGDDIFLLKAQ
- the hflX gene encoding GTPase HflX, translating into MTKRAVLVFRFDQKVNPSSVREMEELAAAAGYEVVGSLIQTRPEDPKYNIGRGKLPELHEKVRNGKVDKVIFFNMLKPSQAYNLRKELGVDVIDRYELILEIFAKRAGSREAKLQIELARLKRELSFAREYINLSKRGELHGFLGGGKYAVDAYYTYVSSRAALIEKLLEKVRTQKSARWVRRGEAGFYSVSLAGYTGAGKSTLFARLTGEDVYIDGRPFATLSTTSRRIKVCGYPVILTDTIGFIDSLPEQLLDAFYTTLGETLFADVVVLVVDIAESLEEVKRKFNASIEILSGLGVPLKKVVVAANKTDATSPADAEKKLSVLKASGLPVVPVSAKQGMGLEELKGLVASKLPEKVLETIFVKPGETKVLEEALTKCRVIEISGAHDGGVKIVIEGRANVVERIKARCQGS
- a CDS encoding multiprotein bridging factor aMBF1 encodes the protein MVKCELCGAEIREIAYRIVLDGAEMIVCPRCAHGKTVLGTVRLGLSQPKQVSRQKQVMRTTREDVEEVIVDGYGDIIRQAREKMGLTRELLAVMVGEKESTLRRIEAGQLEPTIDLARKLEKVLKVKLIERYSVSEGAYYSDRDIGGYDVTLGDIAEFKE
- a CDS encoding Gfo/Idh/MocA family protein translates to MAEFLPLHKSGMPGQKIKGEAFLRVLNRMSLNIAVIGVGRWGRNHVRVLSSLQGDAVNRLIVVDVDPSRAKEIASLYGADTYYDNVEDLVSREKDLDAAIVTVPTVHHYSVVKSLIERCDVFVEKPLAETPEQGYDLLKAASRSNRILMVGHIERFNPIVRVAENVVRTGGLRVLSFTSERLGPGPAGNYTLNLGVGHDLLVHDVDIANLFFGDLPQRVYAVAFHTQNFPYEVEVQAMFEYPGARTAQLTASWRTAPNYKRRSFSLRTESSVITVNYILRRIIIDNGIEGFQLENFKTSLHKETIGIELSYQQEEPLKLELLDFLDSVKRRRKPRVSVLEGYIALKCVAKALESAKKGSPIEISWEELKDVGMS
- a CDS encoding tRNA (cytidine(56)-2'-O)-methyltransferase, whose protein sequence is MSTQDSNLEVYVLRIGHRPVRDHRVTTHVGLVARAFGARGLFLEERVEKSVIETLVRVCETWGGEFKVEIVSDPLRFIREWKRAGKVVHLTMYGLNIAEGNTIDLLRQSKDKLLVVVGGEKVPWEVYDLADFNLAIGNQPHSEVAALAVFLDRLFDGKELIRDFPGAKIKIIPSPKGKRVVKLKNSCRNSL
- a CDS encoding zinc finger domain-containing protein, whose product is MSRVLALPKCTSCGKPIPPFEKATSFRCPQCGEVVIWRCERCRRQGNSYVCPKCGFRGP
- a CDS encoding elongation factor 1-beta codes for the protein MAKVAILVRILPEDAEIKPEDLYQRISQKLPEKYQIAQYQSEPIAFGLEALRMVILMPEDVEGGTEEIESILSGVPGVSQVDVLSVSRIS
- a CDS encoding PUA domain-containing protein codes for the protein MSLATDYELRVLESILRYQLGIEIKLDDIKARLTVVRSRKTGRIKQVLIDGKLFATIRASDGFIILSKEGWRTVRELVQSGSLPCVTVPDDVATFVADGRTLFSKHVVASDGEILPGDEVCVKSERGEVVGAGRAMLPGWEMGRTKRGKAVKTR